The Alkalihalobacillus sp. TS-13 genomic interval CTTCAATGAAATGGATCTGTCAGAAGGAGGTATAATTTTGGATGTAGGTTGTGGTACCGCAGAATTTTGGGTCATGAACGTGAAAAAGCTTCCAGCAGATGTCAGGCTTGTATTGGTTGATGCCTCAGAAGGCATGATCAAGACAGCAAAAAGAAACCTTCATAATACAAAAATAAATGTAGAGTATCTAGTGAGTGATCTATGTTCCCTCCCTTTTAAAAATGAACATTTCGATGTGGTCATGGTAAACCATATGCTTTATCATGTACCTGATGACAAGCGGAATGAGGGGTTATCTGAGTTGAAACGCGTACTGAAAAAAGATGGTCTATTCTATGCTTCCACCAATGGAGACAAACACTTGTCAGAGATAACCGATCTCATCATAGAGTTCGACCCCTTGCTTAATCCTGAAACCCCCGAACTTCA includes:
- a CDS encoding class I SAM-dependent methyltransferase, translating into MHDSVESQYESNSPLEARIQLHQRFSTNSTNWFEWYFNEMDLSEGGIILDVGCGTAEFWVMNVKKLPADVRLVLVDASEGMIKTAKRNLHNTKINVEYLVSDLCSLPFKNEHFDVVMVNHMLYHVPDDKRNEGLSELKRVLKKDGLFYASTNGDKHLSEITDLIIEFDPLLNPETPELHSFSLQNGTQQLETLFTDVDCHLYDCDLKVTDARPLVDYVQSMMSSAAEQLKKTSTGEFEKYIHRLIWAHGNIHITKEVGYFKALK